GTTTTCTATaattcagagtctgtttcttggttaagctctcttgctctctctctttcctttgttcatttatttcgcTTCttcaattccatatatgagtaacagcatatggtatttgtctcccTCTGACTGGCTTTGCTTAGctgcatccatgttgttgcagatgaaAGCCAGTGATGCTTTAAACAACACATGAGCTCGGCTTTTCTTACAAGAGAGGTGTTGCGCAGTGACTTCACTTGCAACAGCAGTTTAAAAAGTTgggataaaaattaaaacttacgATGCAATAGAATTTTTCAAACATATTTCAACTGAGGCAGTGGTTGaatctgggggaggaggaaagccaCAAGTCTTACCTACTGACTAAGCATATATACCTGTCAGACACAGAATGAAATACAGAGGCATGTATTATTGGAGTGTCATTTGGTTCAAACCTTTTAGAAAGAAATTTGGCCACGTTCATCAAGAGGCTGAAAATATCAGTGATTTTGTCCTGGTAACTTTTCTCTTAGATGTCTGTGCTGTTAGAAAACAATCCTAAATATaggaaaaaagtttaaattatattttatccacaaatatcaaataaataatgcttttaaaGAGTATGTTAATGTAAAAATGCttacaacaaatttttaaattcaagatgCAAAGTCCTATGAttacaaatgaaataaactatgtaaaaagaaaacatgaaaatacatgtaaaattaaaAGATGGAGTCCTCATgctctgttttttctttatttatagatGCTGTAGTTTCTTACACTCAAGTGATTGGCATGGTGGGTCACTCCATCACGCTGCCCTGCACCTACTCAACAGCCCCTGGAGTCACTACCATGTGCTGGGGTCGAGGGGCATGTCCCATGTCCCGTTGCTCCGATGAAGTGGTCTGGACTAATGGATCCCATGTCACCGTTCGGAAGCACCCACGTTATAAGCTAAAGGGAAACATTTTAAGAGGGAACGTGTCTTTGACCATAGAGAATGTGGCCCAGACTGACCGTGGTCTCTACTGTTGCCGTGTTGAGCACAAGGGGTGGTTCAATGATATGAAACGCACCCTGTCACTGGAGATAAAGCCAGGTGAGcttctcttctgtcttcctttgATCACTTCACGTGGGTGAACTGAGATGTTTCCTGTTTGGTAGTGACTTTCTCTTCCTTTAATAGGGAAAGGGGAGATTCCTCAAGTCTTGTTTTTCAGTAACTGTTGGAAAGTAGAATAACTTGGTATAAAATGAAGTATTCAGAACCAATCTTGAGCAAGACCATAGGGGAGAGGATCTTCCCAGTTAGCAAACTATCTCCTAAAGCAGGTTTTCAACAATGCTCGTTGGTTCAGGGGCGCCTcaatggcttagtcagttaatcCTCTACTTtaggttcaggccatgatctcagggtcctggaattgagccctgcattgggcactctgctcagcagggatcctgcttctccctgtcttcccatttgtgctatctctgtctctctgtcttaaataaattttaaaaaatgctagttGGTTACTGTTTGTTTAATGTTCCATTGTGAAATAGAGTGAATATTCTTACCAAGCTGAATTTGCTTAACTTAAAGAACTGCCCTTTATTCTCTGAGATTATGTTTTAGAAGAATTTTCAAATGtcctaaacattttaaaactgttttggAGAATTTTAAACATATAGAATAGGTAATATAATACAAGGTCTTGTCAAGTAGGGATAGCACCCAGGTATAACAATCATCAGCTCAGTCTAGTTGCATATACATTATAAAGGGATATATAGTTCCAtccttccccctgccctgcctgggaTTTTTTGAGGCATATTTCATATCATATCACAAAGTtgcttgtttaaaaattaaagtgacaATACTGCAATATGAAAACATCTCAATGACTATTCACtagttgtttttaagaatttgatGAAATCCAAAAATCTGTCTTGATGtgaaaatcttcattttctttaccaTTGGATAAACAGAGTGGATTCTTTGGGATTTCCCAGTTTCTGGTGTTCCTTACTAATGAATTTCCCACCACTAAGCTCTGATACTGACAATAGAACCCAATACCTGTGGCCTTAATAAACTAtgtgtcttccttcctccctttctcctttctttctctcttttacttctccctccctccctccttccctccctccctttctttctttcttttcttaagaggAACTTGGTTTTGCAATCTCCCAGCTTTTGgacttggtttgtttcttttgtgaAGACTAGCGACATAAGGTCAGTTCTGATGGAGAAACTAGCTGACTGAGGGGGAAACCATCTGTGGGAAGTAATTTAGGGAAGCCAAAAGAGGCTGGTGATAATTGTGTGCTCTAGACAGAGGCGAGGAAGCAGCCTGTGGAGAAGAGATTATGATTACAACTTTCTTGGatttgtaaaatttattattGGTATGGCTGAATGTTAGGAATTGACCTAGTAGAGAAATGAGTAGGACACTTTTAAAGTGCTTCGAAATTCTTTAGTAGGTGGGCACATATAAGGCCGGTGCTCTGTCAAGTGGGAAGAGGGTCTGTAACTGAGCCAAGGAGACTCTGCCTCCTAACCAATTCTTTGCTTAAGTTTGCTTGTGGTTTTCACTGGCTAAGCTTACTCTTCAAACTTCTGTTCAGGCTTTTTTAGTACTAGCGTCTGCAGTACAGTTTGCTCCCTTCAgcctgaagaaaatatttaccaacTGAAGAAAACAAGCTGGTTAGACAGTTTGATTAGGTTACCCCTCTTTATTGTTTCCCTTACTCTCCTTTGATCAGATGTTTTGCATGTGTGCTTTTCCCCTTGTAGATTAGATTTTAAACTGGAAGGAGGGGATTGGATTGTATTCTTTTCCTGAGTCGCTAACTACAACTTAGATCAGGGTCAGCAAACCctaaccctgggatcagggctgTAGATCAGACTACAGAATAGTCCCActgtttcatacatttttatttgagcAGCCATGCATATATATTGTCTTTGGTGGTTTCCCTTGAACGGGGAGTAGAGCAAGTGCCCCCGAGACCTAAAGCATTAACTGTCTCGACTTTTCCAGAAACTTTGCTGACGTCTGCTTTGGACTAATGCTTTGCCTATGATCGACACTCacagatatttgttgaaaaaagtgttttcctcttcaaattctaaattaaattgcatctttcagaaagaaaagttcGCAAACCAAGTAAACCCTATTTAAGAGACATGGTTTTCTTTTGTAGTTAGGTCAAAACGTAAGGAAACTTCTTGCAGAGAAAAGGGTGCCCAGTGAGAGCAAAAGTATACATTCTTGGTTCAGTCCTTCATTGGTTTGCTTTagtgccaggccctgtgtggGGGCTAACTTCTGGTTTTTGCTCCGTCTGGGTAGCTCTGATACCCCCACTAAGTGATTTGGAATCCTATACCGCTGCAGAATCTGGAAAGTCAACGACTGTATGGTATTAGCTGTTATTATATTTTAGGTTGGAAGGAACTGTAAAAGGTCTAGTTTACCTTCTAACCAAATGTAACTCATCTGTGTGATTCATCTGGCATATGCTAATGGCTATGAGTTAGTCCTCATTTAGGACTCAGGTCCCTCTGTCCATATGTCACCCTCAGGCCTGACTGGactaaatgttatttatttggcaaGCATTCCAGGCATGGGAACTCCTACTGAAGTCTTAGTCATTCACCATGGAGAGGATAAAGGCTGCTCTAGGCTCTGGACATTTTCCTTACCTCACAGATGTTTATGAAGATACATAAATCTGATATGCATGACTGGTCTTCTCAAAGTGCTTCATTGTAAATCCCAGGTGACATTTTTCACCTCTGAACCTCCCTAAATATATACGTTTTAGTGCAGCTGCTTCCTTTTTGCAAGTATGTCTTCAAAGCCTTCCTCTGTCACAGATTCTAGTTAACCGATGACAAGAACTCTCAGTTCAGGGAAGATTAATGCCTAATTTCTGCCCAGGGACACCCTCTCATTGGTTGTGTTAGTCACGGGCCCAGCACAAGGCTCTTGTTTCTTGCTGCTTGATTAATCCTTGCTTTCATGTTGGTTTCTAACTCCAGCTGAGGTCACCAGTGTTCCAACGTCACCTAGGGTCTTTACCTCTACTTCTTCAACGCCAGCACCCACGCAGAACCTCAAGCCAGGTAAACCAATGTGTTTCTTGAGCCCCGAGTGTTCTAATGAGAGGATGTAGCCTGTCCAAGGCATTGTGTTAAGGCAGAAGTACAGTCTGGGGTAAAGGTTCTTACCTGGGTTCCAAGCATGGGCTTCACAGGGTCTGTGAACCCCTGTCCCAAACTGTTCAatccccccaaaattgggtacccccaagtgggtctgtgattaaaggagcgagactgatacaaagcgaaggtcaagcaaagctttattcgtgccaagcatcaagaatcagactgacCATCAACCAGACTGGTCGGGGATGCCCCTACAGAGAGgatgacccctccctgctttccagactaacttttatagagcaaaggccatgtggttgggcctggccacacataggtggccaatgagactgtaatacacacaggaaactccacagtgatgctaggcgaccaactgaattacaatttaccctagtagacatttgaaccagcctatcacctagttcagaattggtgcccaaaaggtgcccaaagggcagggcccatactccttggtagcagGAGACAGTATGGGCCCCCAcggattgaatacctccacctggcctgacccaccctagtatttggactttgttacctgggactggttacctggacttgcttttaaataagttcccctggggtgggggggcaaggtcaatttaagttttacaacaaaatggcagttcaaccggggtggggccgctctggctgaataggcccttacaaaacCATATGCACCTTTTTATAGATAATCATTTTTAGAGCAAGGGAACTCATAGCTTTTGGCCAGATTCTCCAGGGCATTGATTATTAGCAACACCCCCCAAAAAGCCATACCATTGACATCTAATAGACATCTAATGAGGGTGGAGTGGATTTGGCCCGGTTGAGTACaggtttttgaggaaaaaaataggaatgtCAGAGAACAAGGGTCCAGGTAATGAGATTCTGTTCTTACAAGGAGCTCTGAGTAGAGATCAATTAGTCCATTCTGAAGCCAGACCTCCACTTGAGGGTGAAATTTCAGTGAagttaacattttctttgtttcctgtgTGACAGAACCATGCTAAGTACTTTTCGAATATTATATCTCTTAATTCTTATGAAGACCCCGATGCACTATACGTGTGATTCAGTCCGTTCTTATGGTTGTGAGAACTAAGGCACAGAGTCTGAGTTCATTGTGGAAAGTTACATAGATAGAAACTACTTGAATCTCCATTAATTTGAATTTTgggactgtgctttttttttttttttaaagattttatttatttatttgacagacagagatcacaagcaggcagagaggcaggcagagagagaggaggaagcaggctccccgctgagcagagagcccgatgcgggactcgatcccaggaccctgggatcatgacctgagccgaaggcagaggcttaaccctctgagccactcaggtgcccctgggactGTGCTTTTAACGACTGGATTGTGCCTTCTGCCATGAGCACTGAGCTTATGTTTGGATGAATTTGTTCTGATCTGACATCCTCACAGAACAATCCTTCatactgatgagggagcacgaggcCGGCTAAGGACAAAACAaaggctggcaccttgcaccccctctccaccagctcccctccccttggtaatgtgtgtagcattcctcaggcacctgaCCGCcataagaaacaaatagttaacttgcagagatcacatcTTGCCAGATAGGAGTCTCCCTTgctttacaaatgtcctagagatctataaacaaagaagttaccttatcaatagcacaatttccagaggcaaataactcagttcctcagccctaaataaaagttaaatttcttctaaacccaagtctcactaacaaagatgctTGATAGCAAAAATGTGAATGGCTTGCTAAAAGACGACGTTGGTCTCCCGGCACCTcctaggccctctttagcatatgaaagctccgttgaaacctcccttcccctcaccttcccccaaccacagggtCCATAACCTGctatccctcacaacccggggcagcagctcttcctgcccacgggtcctgtccctgtgctttcataaaccaccattttgcacccaagatgtctcaagaattctttcttggtcatcggctctggacctcagcccactgaacctcacctaggttctagaacttcatcaataccatTACCCTGTCTTCTCTGGGCAGTCAGTCTGCTTACACAGTTTTGCTTCCAGCATCCTTTAATTTATTTGTGCAACATGGAAATAACAAAAGATACTATTTATACTTATGAAAAAGTAAACATCAGATTTTAAAGACTTCAGGGACTTAGAacttacatatcttttttttttttttcattcagaccACATGGTTCATACTTTAAACTTCCGATAAATAAGGGCTTAGATTTAATACAGATGGAGAATAATTTGACTTAAAGGTAGAAAAGTAGCTTGCCATTCTGAGGACAAGTTTAGGTGCAAACTTTCTATCACTAGGATTAAAAAGATAACTTTTAGTGGAGATTTGTAAAGCCTCTTTGACCCCTTGGAGTGGGGCTGGATTCTGTGGAGGAACAGAGATGTCACAACCTTTTAGCCAGAAAAATCTGGTGGAACATATTGATTTCCCTGGACCCCTATTGAACCACATGTATATTTAATCAGGAGGGATCTGAAGGATTGGGCCTTGAGCTGAGTTTGGAAGAGGGGGCTTTAGGTTAAAACTGGGATTTGGGAGCCATAAAAGTTTGTAAGAAAAACAGTTTTGTTCATTCAAGGCAGCTGAACACACTTGACTTTCTCAGTATCGATTTAGCTTTGTAATACTTAGTTTGTGCCTGCAAATGGGGGTGGATTAGTGGCCTTGGTTTGGTGAACATGCATGTTTAAAGCAAAGATTCAGAAGAAAAGTTTTGGCCAATATGTCCATGTGACCTTCTCAGGGATGGTACTAATTAAGACTTATCCTTGTCTTGATGGTTTTCTCCTGAGTTTGAGTTGAGTTGAACAGGAAGGAGGTGTGTGCTGGAGCAGATCCAGTGTGGGAATGTTTATCTTTACGTCCATGCTCTTCCTGTGCTCAGTGTCTCTTCTGTATCCTAGTTGCCTAAAATATTCATGGCATGGTTGGGTGGAACATTTTAGACAGGAGAAAAGATGCCTGCTAATACAcaaacttggggaaaaaagttaAGCCCAAGAGGTCTTCACACCCATGCAAGTTGGTTAGGATTCTGATCACCTGACTTCACTGTCATCCTGTTCTTAGTTCTTAAACAGAGTTACACCCTGTTATAGATTTGAGCATtagagagaagcaggaaaatagcTCAGAACATGGGAAAGGGTGATATTGAAATGTGGAGACCACTGTGgggaagggaaaacagaaagacCAATGAAAGTGAAGAAAAGCCCAGGTTTGGGAGTTCTTATCCTGCCAGCACCACTAACATGGTCTAAAATTTCTGGTGCTCTGTGAGGaaagtatataaaatgaaatatttaaaatgttaagaaaatacacagagaggCAAGTGATCAGAGCTACACGTAAGGTGAGATATTAGAAAGGAGTGATtttagaaaggaaagggaaacccGGCCCCTACTGGAAAATTCTTAGTGAAGCTTTTTGGAGCATAACTGAAGATGAGTCAGATAACAACGGGAAATCAGTCTTACAAAAGGAGTGACCAGAATGCCAGTGCTGAAGGAGCCAGGTCAAGGTCCACTGAGAACAGGGCTTTGAGAGTTGTTAATTATCACCAAAGTTCAGACATTGGACAGTGTTGTCACCTGGAAAGAGACCTCGAGGAATTAAGTAATGTCCGTATGTGTTCTGTGCTGATCCATATGTGTACCTTCCTGGAAAGAGGTGTGGATGGATAGTGTGGACCTTGAATAAGGCCAGGAAATCTAGATGGGGTTGTCTGGGAGGAGGACGGGCAAGTTAGCCCAAACTGCCATGCCCTATTCCTGTGAAAGTGAAATATTACTTGTAGGAATAAAAGCTTAATTGGATGTCCTACCTATGGGCTGCTGTTGTCGGCTTTGGACATTTAGAGAGATCCTAGGAGTAGAAAAATTGTGAAATAACTCTAGATACTAATAAACTCTCCAGATCATTATCTAGATCAGATTTCATGATAATGGTACACCTAGATGGCTGTTTAGTGCCTCAAGGCCATCTTTGAGTACATTTCTAAGAGGAAGTTGGAAAGAATGGAAGTGGGTGTGTATGAGGCATGCCTTCaggggctggctggctgtgggcaCTGCTGGGAAGTGGATGGTGATTCCTgatgttagttttgttttttattgttgttgaggGTGGAGTGTTCCTCTACAAGGAGAGCAcagttctttcattcttttctttccagaaactACTTCATCCTCTGCCTTGCAGACAGCAGGAACCCAGCCTACTgggccagggggaaggagcaCAAGACAGCCCACCGATTCACCATTGTACTCCTGCCCCACCGGtaactcctttttctttcctggatcCTCGGGAGTCCTCACATTTTGATAATTGCTGAGACGTTGTAAAAGACCGCCTTCCGAATAAGGCACATCTGACGTGAGTGCTGATACTGGCCACTGCAGTCAGCCATGTGACTTGAGCAAATGTCTTACTCATTTAGAATCAGATTTTATCATTTGTGAAATGGATGGAATAGCAATGATCTTGTAGGATgcttttgaggattaaatgagatgaaaacGCTAATACCTCGTTAAAAGGTGGTAAGTAATAGATACAATAGCAACTGCTACTCTTTGTCTTCAAAGTCTAGCGTCCATACACCTAACTGGCCCAGGGAGCTTGTATGATTGGGCACACCCACATGCCTAGCACTGTTTTTCTTAATCAGATGAACTGCTCTTTACTCCAGACTTATTAGTGGGCTTTCTGTCTTGGGCCAGAGCCATATATCAATTAAATCCAGCTCTCCAGTATCCAAACCAAACTGGTCAACCATATTTATGCTTCATCGAAGACCCAGACCCTAAGTACATCTAGGAGGCTCCCCTGCTACCCTGTGAGGCTTGCATGTGGACACTTTGAGATGGGCTGAGGACATCAGCACCAGCCCCAAGACCCATGTCCCCTGGGACTGTCTATCGTCTTCTCCAGTTTTGGTCCCACTGTTCCCATTCTGGGCAGGT
This genomic interval from Neovison vison isolate M4711 chromosome 1, ASM_NN_V1, whole genome shotgun sequence contains the following:
- the HAVCR1 gene encoding hepatitis A virus cellular receptor 1 isoform X2; this translates as MQPWVAISGLLLLLTDAVVSYTQVIGMVGHSITLPCTYSTAPGVTTMCWGRGACPMSRCSDEVVWTNGSHVTVRKHPRYKLKGNILRGNVSLTIENVAQTDRGLYCCRVEHKGWFNDMKRTLSLEIKPAEVTSVPTSPRVFTSTSSTPAPTQNLKPETTSSSALQTAGTQPTGPGGRSTRQPTDSPLYSCPTDGNGTVTQSSDGLWHSNQTHVSLAQNPWTTTSKELYIGICVTAAVLFTVLVIVITKKYFCVRNKLEQLNMVCMNDPRTGALQNAAEVGIRAEDNIYIIEDNVYVMD
- the HAVCR1 gene encoding hepatitis A virus cellular receptor 1 isoform X1 — its product is MHTYQSAFSVFQAVTIMQPWVAISGLLLLLTDAVVSYTQVIGMVGHSITLPCTYSTAPGVTTMCWGRGACPMSRCSDEVVWTNGSHVTVRKHPRYKLKGNILRGNVSLTIENVAQTDRGLYCCRVEHKGWFNDMKRTLSLEIKPAEVTSVPTSPRVFTSTSSTPAPTQNLKPETTSSSALQTAGTQPTGPGGRSTRQPTDSPLYSCPTDGNGTVTQSSDGLWHSNQTHVSLAQNPWTTTSKELYIGICVTAAVLFTVLVIVITKKYFCVRNKLEQLNMVCMNDPRTGALQNAAEVGIRAEDNIYIIEDNVYVMD
- the HAVCR1 gene encoding hepatitis A virus cellular receptor 1 isoform X3, which gives rise to MHTYQSAFSVFQAVTIMQPWVAISGLLLLLTDAVVSYTQVIGMVGHSITLPCTYSTAPGVTTMCWGRGACPMSRCSDEVVWTNGSHVTVRKHPRYKLKGNILRGNVSLTIENVAQTDRGLYCCRVEHKGWFNDMKRTLSLEIKPETTSSSALQTAGTQPTGPGGRSTRQPTDSPLYSCPTDGNGTVTQSSDGLWHSNQTHVSLAQNPWTTTSKELYIGICVTAAVLFTVLVIVITKKYFCVRNKLEQLNMVCMNDPRTGALQNAAEVGIRAEDNIYIIEDNVYVMD